The following are encoded together in the Streptomyces rapamycinicus NRRL 5491 genome:
- a CDS encoding DUF4186 domain-containing protein, protein MSDPTPDSSEPPAPDSSEPPAPHSAEPPAPDPAEPLPDPSPPAPNPSGPGPGSLDRRLAAIARHPFRAKFHLRGRDLATAELRGPSTLRWHACDLIAKRLAPAEPYKDGKQTPYRGHPVFVAQHATATCCRTCLQRWHEIPKGRELSRAERAYVVDVICRWIEREVAGARTRPGP, encoded by the coding sequence ATGTCCGACCCGACGCCTGACTCGTCCGAGCCTCCGGCGCCTGACTCGTCCGAGCCTCCGGCGCCTCACTCGGCCGAACCTCCGGCGCCTGACCCGGCCGAGCCGCTGCCTGATCCGTCCCCTCCGGCGCCCAACCCGTCCGGTCCGGGCCCCGGATCGCTCGACCGGCGGCTGGCGGCCATCGCGCGCCATCCGTTCCGCGCGAAGTTCCATCTGCGCGGTCGCGATCTTGCCACGGCCGAGCTGCGCGGACCGTCGACGTTGCGGTGGCACGCCTGCGACCTGATCGCCAAGCGGCTGGCCCCCGCCGAGCCGTACAAGGACGGCAAGCAGACGCCCTATCGCGGCCACCCCGTGTTCGTCGCCCAGCACGCGACCGCCACCTGCTGCCGCACCTGTCTTCAGCGTTGGCACGAGATCCCCAAGGGGCGGGAGCTGAGTCGCGCGGAGCGGGCCTATGTGGTCGATGTGATCTGCCGTTGGATCGAGCGCGAGGTGGCGGGGGCGCGGACCAGGCCGGGCCCATGA
- a CDS encoding tetratricopeptide repeat protein, whose product MYGKAFAPEYQGSLTTLSVNSSLVEVLAAGTEQLRAAERGGSPGEAARAGLAVAEAHRRLGQVGEADREWKASYRAARAAGDLGAMAWALWSGGTLARQRGALALAWRLLGLAADLGERGGDIVVRGYSLAGMAETGRIQGDYDAVGALHERLLAEARKRGEARHTVWALEGIAQMHRNTGSYDSAYAMFEEAAEIAAKAEDRRGHAWALRGMADIVSVRDGDVERALELLSEAELTCREMNLVSALAYNHKMRGNVLYRAGRYEAARAMYQQALDEFRDMSEPRGEGLARLGLIKSLARLGRDRAETADDLSELAGVLERIGLRHARRMVDRAREEFGLTEALEVAL is encoded by the coding sequence ATGTACGGCAAGGCATTCGCCCCTGAGTACCAGGGCTCTCTCACCACCCTGTCCGTGAACTCGTCCCTGGTCGAGGTGTTGGCGGCGGGCACCGAGCAGTTGCGGGCGGCCGAGCGGGGCGGCTCCCCGGGCGAGGCGGCCCGCGCGGGGCTCGCGGTCGCCGAGGCGCACCGGAGGCTGGGGCAGGTGGGCGAGGCCGACCGCGAGTGGAAGGCCAGCTACCGTGCGGCCCGTGCCGCGGGGGACCTCGGCGCGATGGCATGGGCGCTGTGGAGCGGAGGCACCCTCGCCCGGCAGCGGGGCGCGCTGGCGCTGGCGTGGCGGCTGCTCGGCCTCGCGGCCGACCTCGGCGAGCGCGGCGGGGACATCGTCGTCCGTGGCTACTCACTGGCCGGGATGGCGGAGACCGGCCGCATCCAGGGCGACTACGACGCCGTGGGCGCGCTGCACGAGCGACTCCTCGCCGAGGCACGGAAGCGCGGCGAGGCACGCCACACCGTGTGGGCGCTCGAGGGCATCGCCCAGATGCACCGCAACACCGGGTCGTACGACTCGGCCTACGCGATGTTCGAGGAGGCCGCGGAGATAGCCGCGAAGGCCGAGGACCGGCGCGGACACGCATGGGCGCTGCGGGGCATGGCCGACATCGTCTCCGTACGCGACGGGGACGTGGAGCGCGCGCTGGAGCTGCTCTCCGAGGCCGAGCTGACCTGCCGCGAGATGAACCTGGTGAGCGCGCTGGCGTACAACCACAAGATGCGCGGCAATGTGCTCTACCGCGCGGGCCGTTACGAGGCGGCCCGCGCGATGTACCAGCAGGCGCTGGACGAGTTCCGCGACATGAGCGAGCCGCGCGGCGAGGGTCTCGCCCGGCTCGGGCTCATCAAGTCCCTGGCCCGGCTGGGCCGCGACCGTGCCGAAACCGCCGATGACCTGTCCGAACTGGCCGGTGTGCTGGAGCGGATCGGGCTGCGGCACGCCCGCCGGATGGTGGACCGGGCCCGCGAGGAGTTCGGCCTCACGGAGGCCCTGGAGGTGGCACTGTGA
- a CDS encoding polyprenyl synthetase family protein, with protein sequence MTTTFPELLGADETTATAGEILGRCRELVRPALADTVGRLHPWVAEMAAYSFGWCDVGGTPAEGSGGKGVRQALAVLCAEAAGASGEAAVAGAVAVELVHTFSLLHDDIMDGDQTRRTRPTVWKAYGTGPAVLAGDALFALAVEALAGVDGAGAAAAVRQLSAALGDLVRGQADDLLFESRPWTGPEAVGPEEYRTMAEHKTGALLGCAAALGAALAGAPEPTVAALDRAGRHMGVAFQVVDDLLGIWGDPAVTGKPVHRDLRQRKKTFPVLAALSARGPGAPAAERLATLLEESSETPDDVTTRRAAALIEQAGGRSAALEEADRHIAAVETCLESLSLAPRASAELRTLLGFLVRRDI encoded by the coding sequence GTGACGACGACGTTCCCCGAGCTCCTCGGAGCGGACGAGACCACCGCCACCGCGGGCGAGATCCTCGGCCGCTGCCGGGAGTTGGTGCGCCCCGCGCTGGCCGACACGGTCGGTCGGCTGCACCCATGGGTGGCCGAGATGGCCGCGTACTCCTTCGGCTGGTGCGATGTGGGCGGTACGCCCGCCGAGGGATCGGGCGGCAAGGGGGTGCGGCAGGCCCTGGCCGTGCTGTGCGCGGAGGCGGCCGGGGCATCCGGTGAGGCGGCGGTCGCCGGGGCGGTGGCGGTGGAGCTGGTGCACACCTTCTCGCTGCTGCACGACGACATCATGGACGGCGACCAGACCCGCCGCACCCGCCCCACCGTGTGGAAGGCGTACGGGACCGGCCCGGCGGTGCTCGCCGGTGACGCCCTGTTCGCGCTGGCAGTGGAGGCACTGGCCGGCGTGGACGGCGCCGGAGCCGCGGCCGCGGTGCGGCAGCTGAGCGCGGCGCTGGGCGACCTCGTCCGCGGCCAGGCGGACGACCTGCTCTTCGAGTCGCGCCCCTGGACGGGACCCGAGGCGGTGGGGCCGGAGGAGTACCGCACGATGGCCGAGCACAAGACCGGCGCGCTGCTCGGCTGCGCCGCCGCCCTGGGTGCCGCGCTCGCCGGGGCGCCGGAGCCCACCGTGGCCGCCCTGGACCGGGCCGGACGGCACATGGGCGTGGCGTTCCAGGTGGTGGACGATCTGCTGGGCATCTGGGGCGATCCCGCGGTCACCGGTAAACCCGTCCACCGCGATCTGCGGCAGCGCAAGAAGACCTTCCCCGTGCTCGCCGCGCTGAGCGCCCGCGGCCCCGGCGCCCCGGCCGCCGAGCGGCTGGCCACGCTGCTGGAGGAGTCCTCGGAGACCCCGGACGACGTCACCACGCGCCGGGCGGCCGCCCTGATCGAGCAGGCCGGTGGCCGCTCCGCGGCCCTGGAGGAGGCCGACCGCCACATCGCGGCCGTGGAGACGTGCCTGGAGAGCCTGTCGCTCGCGCCCCGGGCGAGCGCGGAACTGCGCACCCTGCTGGGCTTCCTCGTACGGCGTGACATCTGA
- a CDS encoding FadR/GntR family transcriptional regulator: MSTNPDRSGPGGDGVPAAGSSVVDIAIGRLRNRIESGEFTPGHRLPPEAVLASELELSRPSLREAVRALAMAGVLDVRRGDGTFVTDLRPDRLLRALGSFLDLAQDTGLNEMLECRKVLEPGATALAATRVDEATLDRLQERIERMRGLHDPEELVREDIAFHADIVAASGNRTLASLADSVTQRTARARIWRALVKSDVLSWTHQQHMDIYTALRAHDSLAAFTAASRHVGDVELWVRDRLDAVRDRR, from the coding sequence ATGTCCACCAATCCAGACCGCTCCGGCCCCGGCGGCGACGGTGTCCCCGCCGCCGGGAGCAGTGTCGTCGACATAGCCATCGGCCGGTTGCGCAATCGCATCGAGAGCGGTGAGTTCACGCCGGGCCACCGTCTGCCGCCGGAGGCGGTGCTGGCGAGCGAGCTCGAACTCTCCCGCCCGTCGCTGCGGGAGGCGGTCCGCGCCCTGGCGATGGCCGGGGTCCTGGACGTACGCCGCGGGGACGGCACCTTCGTCACCGATCTGCGCCCCGACCGGCTGCTGCGCGCCCTCGGCAGCTTCCTGGACCTGGCCCAGGACACCGGTCTGAACGAGATGCTGGAATGCCGCAAGGTCCTGGAGCCGGGCGCCACCGCGCTGGCCGCGACCCGCGTGGACGAGGCCACTCTCGACCGGCTCCAGGAGCGGATCGAGCGGATGCGCGGTCTGCACGACCCGGAGGAGCTGGTCCGCGAGGACATCGCCTTCCACGCCGACATCGTCGCCGCGTCCGGCAACCGCACCCTGGCCTCGCTGGCCGACTCGGTCACCCAGCGCACCGCCCGGGCCCGCATCTGGCGCGCCCTGGTCAAGTCCGATGTGCTGTCCTGGACCCACCAGCAGCACATGGACATCTACACCGCGCTCCGCGCCCATGACAGCCTGGCCGCGTTCACCGCGGCCAGCCGGCATGTGGGCGATGTGGAGCTGTGGGTCCGCGACCGGCTGGACGCGGTGCGCGACCGCCGCTGA
- a CDS encoding enolase C-terminal domain-like protein produces MTLRVVDVETIDVRFPTSQHLDGSDAMNEAPDYSAAYVVLKTADDAPSGQGAPESAPGAEPLEGHGFTFTIGRGNDLAVRAARAIGERAIGLSVAEITGDLGAFSRHLLGDSQLRWLGPDKGAIHLGSAAVINAAWDLAARRAGKPVWKLLADLSPQQVVDLVDWRYLKDALTPDAALKMLESRAGGRAERETYVREHGYPAYTTSAGWLGYDDAKLARLCQEAVDQGWDSVKLKVGADLEDDIRRCRIARGVIGPDRRLMIDANQTLGVAEAVSWAEALREFDVWWFEEPTSPDDILGHAAIARRIGPTRVATGEHAHNAVMFKQFLAADAIGVCQIDACRLAGVNEAVAVLLLAAAYDVPVCPHAGGVGLCELVQHLSIFDYVAVSGSMDDRVIEYVDHLHEHFHDPVRIRGSRYLVPEAPGFSARIRRETLEAYRYPDGPVWSHRG; encoded by the coding sequence ATGACCCTTCGTGTCGTCGACGTCGAGACCATCGATGTCCGCTTCCCGACCTCCCAGCACCTCGACGGCTCCGACGCCATGAACGAGGCGCCGGACTACTCGGCGGCGTACGTGGTGCTCAAGACCGCCGATGACGCCCCCTCCGGCCAGGGCGCGCCGGAGTCCGCGCCCGGCGCCGAACCCCTGGAGGGCCATGGCTTCACCTTCACCATCGGCCGTGGCAACGACCTGGCGGTGCGGGCGGCGCGCGCCATCGGGGAGCGGGCCATCGGCCTGTCCGTGGCGGAGATCACCGGCGATCTGGGCGCCTTCTCACGCCACTTGCTGGGCGACAGCCAACTGCGCTGGCTCGGCCCGGACAAGGGCGCCATCCACCTGGGCAGCGCCGCCGTCATCAACGCGGCCTGGGACCTCGCCGCCCGGCGGGCGGGCAAACCCGTGTGGAAGCTCCTCGCCGACCTCTCGCCCCAGCAGGTGGTCGACCTGGTGGACTGGCGCTACCTCAAGGACGCGCTCACCCCCGATGCCGCCCTGAAGATGCTCGAATCCCGTGCCGGGGGCCGCGCCGAGCGCGAGACGTACGTCCGCGAGCACGGATATCCCGCGTACACCACCAGCGCGGGCTGGCTCGGATACGACGACGCCAAGCTGGCCCGGCTCTGCCAGGAGGCCGTCGACCAGGGCTGGGACTCGGTGAAGCTGAAGGTGGGCGCCGATCTGGAGGACGACATCCGGCGCTGCCGTATCGCCCGCGGTGTCATCGGACCCGACCGCCGGCTGATGATCGACGCCAATCAGACCCTGGGCGTGGCGGAGGCGGTCTCCTGGGCCGAGGCGCTCCGGGAGTTCGACGTCTGGTGGTTCGAGGAGCCCACCAGCCCCGACGACATCCTCGGACACGCGGCCATCGCCCGGCGGATCGGCCCGACCCGGGTGGCCACCGGCGAACACGCCCACAACGCGGTGATGTTCAAGCAGTTCCTCGCGGCCGACGCGATCGGCGTCTGCCAGATCGACGCCTGCCGCCTGGCCGGTGTGAACGAGGCGGTGGCCGTTCTGCTGCTGGCCGCGGCGTACGACGTGCCGGTGTGTCCGCACGCCGGCGGGGTCGGCCTGTGCGAGCTGGTCCAGCATTTGTCGATCTTCGACTACGTGGCCGTCAGCGGCTCCATGGACGACCGTGTCATCGAGTACGTCGACCATCTCCACGAACACTTCCACGACCCGGTCCGCATCCGTGGCTCGCGCTATCTCGTCCCCGAGGCACCCGGCTTCAGCGCCCGCATCCGGCGGGAGACCCTGGAGGCGTACCGCTACCCCGACGGACCGGTCTGGAGCCACCGCGGCTGA
- a CDS encoding MFS transporter, which yields MLHRFGARRWSAALMFVWGLLSCAMALVSNPTGMFQAAVAVASIIGNPLGGSLIGLHGIAGLEGWQWMFLLEGAPTVVLALAVPWLLTDRPEPARWLTAEEKDLLARRIEADRPGESVRPPRRARETLRDGRVLRLMFVYFAIQIGVYGVTFWLPALVGRIDGLGDVGIGFVSALPWVCALLGVLILPWMSDRSGDRRGPLRLALVLTVVGLLGGVLLPPVPAIAALCVAAFGFLGAQPVFWTVPPTILSGVHMAGTIALISGFGNLGGFLGPYLMGVAESATGSGATGLYAIAAIVAAGVCTATTLRWVGAPTTPSREERTTDDTHRALRR from the coding sequence GTGCTGCACCGCTTCGGGGCCCGCCGGTGGTCGGCCGCGCTGATGTTCGTCTGGGGGCTGCTGTCCTGTGCGATGGCGCTGGTGTCCAACCCCACCGGGATGTTCCAGGCCGCCGTGGCGGTCGCCAGCATCATCGGCAACCCCCTCGGCGGCAGCCTCATCGGGCTGCACGGCATCGCCGGCCTGGAGGGCTGGCAGTGGATGTTCCTCCTGGAGGGCGCCCCGACCGTGGTCCTGGCGCTGGCCGTACCGTGGCTGCTCACCGACCGCCCCGAACCGGCCCGCTGGCTGACCGCCGAGGAGAAGGACCTGCTCGCCCGGCGCATCGAGGCCGACCGACCCGGCGAGAGCGTCAGACCGCCGCGCCGGGCCCGCGAAACGCTCCGCGACGGCCGGGTGCTGCGGCTGATGTTCGTGTACTTCGCCATCCAGATCGGCGTCTACGGCGTGACGTTCTGGCTCCCCGCCCTGGTCGGCCGGATCGACGGGCTGGGCGATGTGGGCATCGGCTTCGTCTCGGCGCTGCCGTGGGTGTGCGCGCTGCTGGGTGTGCTGATCCTGCCGTGGATGTCGGACCGCAGCGGCGACCGGCGCGGGCCGCTGCGGCTCGCCCTGGTGCTGACCGTCGTCGGTCTGCTCGGCGGGGTGCTGCTGCCCCCGGTCCCCGCCATCGCCGCCCTGTGCGTGGCCGCCTTCGGTTTCCTGGGCGCGCAGCCGGTGTTCTGGACCGTGCCGCCGACCATCCTGTCCGGCGTCCATATGGCCGGGACCATCGCGCTGATCTCCGGTTTCGGCAACCTGGGCGGCTTTCTGGGCCCGTATCTGATGGGCGTCGCGGAGTCGGCGACCGGCTCGGGCGCCACGGGCCTCTACGCCATCGCCGCCATCGTGGCGGCCGGTGTGTGCACGGCCACCACCCTCCGCTGGGTAGGAGCACCGACCACACCGTCACGAGAGGAGAGGACGACAGATGACACGCATCGTGCGCTTCGCCGATGA
- a CDS encoding fumarylacetoacetate hydrolase family protein has product MTRIVRFADEAGTVRTGVADDAGGIRPFPGVPLIAELLRLPTAELRALVENTATGPAAAHERDVLPLPPLDGLMELWAAGVTYERSRAARVEESTEQSVYERVYDAERPELFFKSPPWRVVTDGEPIAVRDDSELNVPEPELALVLNRHGETVGYLVADDVSSRSIEGENPLYLPQAKIYAGSAAVSSAIVPAWEIGAPDALDITMAVWRDGEAAYQGATSTRAFHRTPQGLVDHLWRSQPFPDGAVLSTGTGIVPALDFTLRAGDVVEISIEGVGVLRNPVRAHQSELDWLVEAIAEPLTRRAHRGRFPE; this is encoded by the coding sequence ATGACACGCATCGTGCGCTTCGCCGATGAGGCGGGGACGGTCCGGACCGGAGTGGCCGACGACGCCGGCGGGATCCGGCCCTTCCCCGGTGTGCCGCTCATCGCCGAGCTGCTGCGGCTGCCCACGGCGGAGCTGCGGGCCCTGGTGGAGAACACCGCCACCGGCCCGGCCGCCGCCCATGAGCGGGACGTCCTGCCGCTGCCGCCGCTGGACGGGCTGATGGAGCTGTGGGCGGCGGGGGTGACGTATGAACGCTCGCGCGCGGCCAGGGTGGAGGAGAGCACCGAGCAGTCGGTGTACGAGCGGGTCTACGACGCCGAGCGCCCGGAGCTGTTCTTCAAGTCCCCGCCGTGGCGAGTGGTGACCGATGGCGAGCCGATCGCCGTACGGGACGACTCCGAGCTGAACGTCCCCGAGCCCGAACTGGCGCTGGTCCTCAACCGGCACGGCGAGACCGTCGGCTATCTGGTCGCCGACGACGTGAGTTCACGGTCCATCGAGGGCGAGAACCCGCTCTACCTCCCGCAGGCCAAGATCTACGCCGGAAGCGCCGCCGTGTCCTCGGCCATCGTGCCCGCCTGGGAGATCGGCGCGCCCGACGCGCTGGACATCACCATGGCGGTGTGGCGCGACGGCGAGGCGGCGTACCAGGGGGCCACCTCCACCAGGGCGTTCCACCGCACCCCGCAGGGGCTGGTGGACCACCTGTGGCGCTCCCAGCCCTTCCCCGACGGCGCCGTGCTGTCCACCGGCACCGGCATCGTGCCCGCGCTCGATTTCACCCTGCGCGCCGGGGACGTGGTGGAGATCTCCATCGAGGGGGTGGGCGTCCTGCGCAACCCGGTACGGGCCCATCAGTCCGAACTGGACTGGCTGGTGGAGGCCATCGCCGAGCCGCTGACCCGCCGTGCCCACCGCGGCCGCTTCCCGGAGTGA